From one Chryseobacterium sp. 3008163 genomic stretch:
- a CDS encoding acyl-CoA dehydrogenase family protein — MSYYPLTSIPDYYGIDALLTEEHKLIRQSVRDWVESFVMPNIDQAAQDHTDLPNLMQELGKIGALGPYIPEEYGGSGLDQISYGLIMQELERGDSAVRSAASVQSSLVMFPINEFGSEEQKRKYLPKLASGEMIGSFGLTEPNHGSDPSSMESQFKDMGDHYLLNGAKMWITNSPLCDIAVIWAKNEEGKVQGLIVERGMEGFTTPETHNKWSLRASKTGELVFNNVKVPKENLLPGVTGLKGPLSCLNSARYGISWGVIGAAIDCYCTAVQYSKERKQFGKPVGAFQLQQKKLAEFLTEITKAQLLCLQLGTLKNDHKATPAQISMAKRNNVKMAIDIARESRQILGGMGIMGEFPMMRHAANLESVITYEGTHDVHLLITGLDITGFNAF, encoded by the coding sequence ATGTCATATTATCCTCTTACAAGCATTCCCGATTACTACGGAATTGATGCTTTACTTACCGAAGAACACAAGCTTATCCGCCAGTCTGTAAGAGATTGGGTTGAAAGTTTTGTAATGCCGAATATTGATCAGGCTGCCCAAGATCACACCGATTTACCAAATTTGATGCAAGAATTGGGGAAAATCGGAGCTTTAGGCCCTTACATTCCTGAAGAATATGGTGGTTCTGGTCTTGATCAGATCTCTTACGGTTTGATTATGCAGGAATTGGAGAGAGGAGATTCTGCTGTACGTTCTGCAGCGTCTGTTCAAAGTTCATTAGTCATGTTTCCCATCAACGAGTTTGGTTCTGAGGAGCAGAAAAGAAAATACTTACCCAAACTAGCTTCCGGTGAAATGATTGGTTCTTTCGGGTTGACTGAGCCAAATCATGGTTCAGATCCTAGTTCTATGGAATCTCAGTTTAAAGATATGGGTGATCATTATCTTTTGAATGGTGCTAAAATGTGGATTACCAACTCTCCCCTTTGCGATATTGCCGTTATTTGGGCTAAAAACGAAGAAGGAAAAGTGCAGGGATTAATTGTTGAAAGAGGCATGGAAGGCTTTACAACTCCCGAAACACACAATAAATGGAGTTTGAGAGCTTCTAAAACTGGAGAATTGGTATTTAATAATGTAAAAGTTCCTAAAGAAAATCTACTTCCGGGAGTTACAGGATTGAAAGGACCTTTATCTTGTTTAAACTCTGCACGATACGGAATTTCGTGGGGCGTAATTGGTGCTGCAATTGATTGTTATTGCACCGCTGTTCAATATTCTAAAGAAAGAAAACAATTCGGAAAACCGGTGGGTGCATTCCAGTTGCAGCAAAAAAAATTAGCTGAATTTTTAACTGAAATCACTAAGGCTCAATTACTTTGTTTACAATTAGGAACATTGAAAAATGATCACAAAGCGACACCAGCTCAAATCTCGATGGCGAAAAGAAACAACGTAAAGATGGCAATTGACATTGCAAGAGAATCTCGCCAAATTCTTGGCGGAATGGGAATTATGGGAGAATTTCCGATGATGAGACACGCTGCCAATTTAGAATCTGTGATTACATATGAAGGGACGCACGATGTTCATTTATTGATTACAGGTCTGGATATTACAGGATTTAATGCTTTTTAA
- a CDS encoding NUDIX hydrolase, producing the protein MKTDHNRNIETLKELVESKDFIPNLSVDCTIFGFHDNILKVLLLKYHDLDLWSLPGGFVFIDEDLREAADRVLYERTHLKGLFLEQFHTFGRLDRTQNNIHRTLMENKGLEVPKDHWILQRFITVGYCSLIDFSLTNTFPDAFNETCAWFEVNKLPDMAFDHDRVIAEGLEYLRKNIDTQIAASNLLPEKFTMKDLQSLYETILGEKFRRNNFQRKILSMNSLERMEKLFDGSANKAPYLYKFIKE; encoded by the coding sequence ATGAAAACTGACCATAATAGAAACATTGAAACCCTTAAAGAACTTGTCGAAAGCAAAGACTTTATACCCAATCTATCCGTAGACTGTACAATTTTTGGTTTTCATGACAACATTCTAAAAGTTTTGTTGCTTAAATACCATGATCTCGATTTGTGGTCGCTTCCCGGCGGTTTCGTTTTTATAGATGAAGATCTAAGAGAAGCAGCGGATCGCGTTTTGTACGAAAGAACACATCTTAAGGGCTTATTTTTGGAACAGTTTCATACTTTTGGCAGATTAGATCGTACCCAAAATAATATCCACAGAACTTTGATGGAAAACAAAGGTCTTGAAGTACCAAAAGACCACTGGATTCTACAGAGATTCATCACCGTAGGATATTGCAGTCTGATTGATTTTTCTTTAACCAATACATTTCCTGATGCTTTTAATGAAACTTGTGCATGGTTTGAGGTAAACAAGCTTCCAGATATGGCATTTGATCACGACAGAGTAATCGCTGAAGGTTTGGAATATTTACGCAAAAACATTGATACTCAAATCGCTGCAAGTAATCTTTTACCAGAGAAATTCACCATGAAAGATTTACAATCACTTTATGAAACAATTTTAGGTGAAAAATTCAGACGAAATAACTTCCAACGTAAAATATTGAGCATGAATTCATTAGAAAGAATGGAAAAACTTTTCGACGGTTCTGCTAATAAGGCTCCTTATCTCTACAAATTCATCAAAGAATAG
- a CDS encoding transposase, which produces MIQSIPNLSVNEICMKVKSITTKEISKRFPEVKTKLRGGNFWISGYHANTIGPYTNNSVMILPF; this is translated from the coding sequence CTGATTCAAAGTATTCCTAATCTCTCTGTAAATGAAATTTGCATGAAAGTAAAAAGTATCACGACTAAAGAAATTTCCAAACGTTTTCCAGAAGTTAAGACAAAATTACGAGGTGGGAATTTTTGGATCAGCGGTTATCATGCCAACACAATTGGTCCGTATACAAACAATTCGGTCATGATACTTCCTTTTTAA
- a CDS encoding GLPGLI family protein → MLFYAQNQSFSYEYKFVKDSTEGNKIETELMVLNVFSKGSQFYSKPLAEADSVREAEVEKQIKEGNTNIDLTKLALKGKIKHMVEKSYPDYHVNTFVKLGSDEYIVEDSRKQDWKISPEKEKVGEFVAQKSDLQLCRQNLDCLVYNRDSNTRRSL, encoded by the coding sequence ATCTTATTTTACGCTCAAAATCAAAGTTTCAGTTACGAGTACAAATTTGTTAAGGATTCTACGGAAGGAAATAAAATCGAAACAGAATTGATGGTTTTAAATGTTTTTTCAAAAGGTTCTCAGTTTTATAGCAAGCCTTTAGCAGAAGCTGATTCTGTGAGGGAAGCTGAAGTGGAAAAACAAATAAAAGAAGGAAATACTAATATTGATTTGACAAAATTGGCTTTAAAAGGAAAGATTAAGCACATGGTTGAAAAAAGCTATCCCGACTATCACGTGAATACTTTTGTGAAACTGGGAAGTGATGAGTATATTGTTGAAGACAGCAGAAAACAAGATTGGAAAATCTCACCCGAAAAAGAAAAAGTAGGGGAGTTTGTGGCTCAAAAAAGCGACTTGCAACTTTGCCGGCAGAACCTGGACTGCTTGGTTTACAACAGAGATTCCAATACAAGACGGTCCCTATAA
- a CDS encoding GLPGLI family protein yields MWLKKATCNFAGRTWTAWFTTEIPIQDGPYKFYSLPGLIIKLEDNTQSHIYELKGIRKLNKNISFISFKEKKRITPLIEVDYKKFKKAFVDYREDPTKAARQFAPKGLFSDMKDASGNPVDMDEVLRDSHKRQMEANKKNNNLLELDLLQ; encoded by the coding sequence TTGTGGCTCAAAAAAGCGACTTGCAACTTTGCCGGCAGAACCTGGACTGCTTGGTTTACAACAGAGATTCCAATACAAGACGGTCCCTATAAATTCTACAGTTTGCCAGGGTTGATTATTAAACTTGAAGACAACACTCAATCTCATATTTATGAGTTAAAGGGAATTAGAAAATTAAATAAAAATATTTCATTTATAAGTTTTAAAGAGAAAAAACGAATTACACCTTTGATAGAGGTAGATTATAAAAAATTTAAAAAGGCATTTGTAGATTACAGAGAAGATCCGACAAAAGCAGCAAGACAATTCGCTCCCAAAGGTTTGTTTTCAGATATGAAAGATGCTTCCGGAAATCCCGTTGATATGGATGAAGTTTTAAGGGATAGCCATAAAAGACAAATGGAGGCCAATAAGAAAAACAATAATCTTTTAGAGCTCGATTTATTACAATAA
- a CDS encoding YdeI/OmpD-associated family protein, producing MENNHFTAKLEIIGINPFVFVPEEILNEIFEKAGKNKSPIPVKGFVNGKEFRQNLMKYLGEWRLYINVTMLENSPKRISEILDVSIAYDDAERTHTIHPELDKAIKNNPMALENFENLVPSRRNELIKYINNLKTEAAVQKNIIKIVSHLKGETDFLVRILIKNKIW from the coding sequence ATGGAAAATAATCATTTCACAGCCAAATTAGAGATTATAGGAATCAATCCTTTTGTTTTTGTACCTGAAGAAATTTTAAATGAAATATTCGAAAAAGCGGGGAAAAATAAGAGCCCAATTCCTGTAAAAGGATTTGTGAATGGAAAAGAATTCAGACAAAATTTAATGAAATATCTTGGAGAATGGAGGTTGTATATCAATGTAACGATGCTAGAAAATTCACCAAAAAGAATTAGTGAAATTCTTGATGTTTCAATTGCTTACGATGATGCTGAAAGAACTCATACCATTCATCCGGAATTGGATAAGGCAATTAAAAATAATCCTATGGCGCTAGAAAATTTTGAAAATCTTGTGCCATCCAGAAGAAATGAACTCATCAAATATATTAACAATCTTAAAACTGAAGCTGCAGTTCAGAAAAATATAATTAAAATTGTCAGTCATCTAAAAGGTGAAACAGATTTTTTGGTAAGAATATTAATTAAAAATAAAATCTGGTAA
- a CDS encoding enoyl-ACP reductase: MSYGLLKGKKGIIFGALNEQSIAWKVAERCHEEGAEFILSNAPIALRMGELNGLAEKTGSEVIGADATSTEDLDKLFDAAIAKFGKIDFILHSIGMSVNVRKGKHYTEMNYDWTEKGWDISAVSFHKVMRTAWEKDCMNEWGSILALTYIAAQRTFPDYNDMSDNKAYLESIARTFGYYWGDRKVRVNTVSQSPTVTTAGSGVKGFGGFLGYAEDMSPLGNASALECADYCVTLFSDLTKKVTMQNLFHDGGFSSSGVTQKVISKYD; encoded by the coding sequence ATGTCATACGGTTTACTTAAAGGGAAGAAAGGAATTATTTTTGGAGCCCTTAATGAACAATCTATCGCATGGAAAGTTGCTGAGAGATGCCATGAAGAAGGCGCTGAATTTATATTATCTAACGCTCCTATCGCACTTAGAATGGGAGAACTGAACGGATTAGCTGAAAAAACAGGTTCTGAAGTAATTGGTGCAGATGCTACTTCTACTGAAGATCTTGATAAACTTTTTGATGCTGCAATCGCAAAATTTGGGAAAATAGATTTTATTCTTCACTCGATAGGAATGTCCGTAAATGTAAGAAAGGGAAAACACTATACTGAGATGAATTACGATTGGACAGAAAAAGGTTGGGATATCTCAGCAGTATCTTTCCATAAAGTAATGCGTACAGCGTGGGAAAAAGACTGTATGAATGAATGGGGAAGCATTTTGGCTCTTACTTATATTGCAGCTCAAAGAACATTCCCAGACTACAATGATATGTCTGATAACAAAGCATACTTAGAAAGCATTGCAAGAACTTTCGGATACTATTGGGGTGACAGAAAAGTGCGTGTAAATACTGTTTCTCAGTCTCCTACCGTTACTACTGCAGGAAGCGGAGTAAAAGGTTTCGGAGGTTTCTTAGGATATGCTGAAGATATGTCTCCACTAGGAAATGCATCAGCTCTTGAGTGTGCAGATTACTGTGTAACTTTATTCTCAGATCTTACCAAGAAAGTAACGATGCAGAATTTATTCCATGACGGAGGATTCAGCAGCTCAGGAGTTACGCAAAAAGTCATCAGCAAGTATGACTAA